The Cystobacter fuscus DSM 2262 genome includes a region encoding these proteins:
- a CDS encoding SDR family NAD(P)-dependent oxidoreductase, which produces MTSSANIPLAIIGLGCRLPGADTPARFMNQSLEGMRALTQAPEDWNAGLPVHHPLLGGFVPEEGKDWKQFKLPPAHVEKMHRMERLLHLTLLQATHDAGYGPDKSPGSRCAIFLGSTGLGVDLKTDQALRLRAPELRDHLAPLLAHRPDGARLLAAVERHVEQHAPPIITETVPMTATMVANRLSTLLDTRGGHLAVDAGTASSLAALRLASLSLQHGQCDVAVVGAVAPLLSPSSFGLLAARGWLAERELLALDGRSAGTLPGEGAVALVLCRLDDALADKQRIYAVLHGVTAEVNLKQGLSRLSRMVDRAARACLDLSGVEAEQVRHVELQACGVPGLEDQELLGLKAALSATRSEPLTFSTAAPQVGFQQAASGLVSVMRAALSLHGNVRAPVAGLTSPRPGADGLLHCLTRPEPLPPRAYVGVSSLGWSNMAYHALLGPAPTREAWTDIRPVRPAVQKFAIVGMGALAPGAPDAQALWTNTVSKADAIGDLPTSRFDVNRTLGALLSKNEVVPRLAGTVEIPLAEPRWLKLPPAQAAALDPSVPIFVKAAEEALGQAGHEPGAWNGKRVQVVVGQLPVRYKEFEIEVRFVGERYLKLAAQALRAEGLTDAQVAPLIEAARANLVSKLPPLDENTSQYYSGIACAARLAALHDFNGGVMAVDAACASSPAALHAGMLALSNRDVDVVVAGGVAFNLVPEYAAALAALGILSPRGTFPFDDRADGFVPAEGAGAVVIKRLEDAEAQKDRIIAVISGIGFSSDGRGTSVFAPNPKGQARAVERALEDAKIHPDQMGLLEAHGTGTRMGDSAEATAYGEAFQSRGRDNPVPMGTLKSQIGHTSSASGILALIKTAFAVSEAYLPPMNGGEFPKAEIPFDKLPIALSLEGRPWPAPREGKRYAGVSSFGAGGTNYHVILEEHGNVHRKPQTVDPQSLTSGHPLPSRGLSAQRWSVDLVPLALSSEKRYPLAGRKLLLLGDEPGLVAAFSRLLVGKGVRLATVQVTGLTDALEVERRVRMASAELGGADGVIDLGAFGPVEYFLTLGSARFARRMAETTARWHGTGRALYERMRDAKGRNACYVAVTTMGGDFGFVGDGGNVMGGALAGFLKGLKQELPSTVVKTIDFEPRVSHWVVAETVARELEEGSDRTEIGYLAGRRFVVGLRRSDFSQEDNTVLRRVDPSWVLLFSGGGRGAVFEVAKAVARLGPKVIVTGRTPTPTGDEPYLALDDADFENYRKEEMVRRKKADPSLTVVRFNEMFESYVRARELWRNLQEVYAQGLSIEYETCDVRSATDVRAMVDRVREYHGHIDGIVHGAMVESSKSLPDKTPGIVASTMAVKVLGLINLLEATRRDDLKLMMCFGSGAGRFGNKGQADYSAANDLMSKCAMAYAHRARPHMRCVTIDWTAWEGVGAAARQMDVVQNTGVSFITPAEGAYWFINELMLGRSEREVAIFDERLFREWPFLGASADGPDARTVYDDRGFLLVRSDYPMLDCVERHDAEGLIATRTFDLRTDPFVLQHQLDSVPIMPGTFGFEMLGETASLFRPDLSVLRAENLRIETPLKFFKAPLTGERAKGKPVHVTLTAKVLKRQGDELTLYVESSSDLALGGRSEQTQRRIHQQGIFVLGPPPPAEASQGKLPEALPGARARSIFHLAKEPLYLGPLFCRAEWVYVGEREVEGIIRAPRQREIFTHVARPRFQLDPLLLDAAFQVAANWDGHHNNLVSVPMGVDHLVRGRQRRLGESGHVKARMMRVEGEDVIYDFEVRGEDGALLLGGSGLWFRRLRRGEQRSAES; this is translated from the coding sequence ATGACCTCCTCCGCGAACATCCCCCTGGCCATCATCGGACTCGGCTGCCGGCTGCCCGGCGCCGACACGCCCGCGCGCTTCATGAACCAGTCCCTCGAGGGGATGCGCGCCCTGACCCAGGCCCCGGAGGACTGGAACGCCGGCCTGCCCGTGCACCATCCGCTCCTGGGCGGCTTCGTCCCCGAGGAGGGCAAGGATTGGAAGCAGTTCAAGCTGCCGCCCGCCCACGTGGAGAAGATGCACCGCATGGAGCGGCTGCTGCACCTCACGCTCCTGCAGGCCACCCATGACGCCGGCTATGGCCCCGACAAGAGCCCGGGCAGCCGCTGCGCCATCTTCCTGGGCTCCACCGGCCTGGGCGTGGACCTGAAGACCGATCAGGCCCTGCGCCTGCGCGCCCCCGAGCTGAGAGATCATCTCGCCCCGCTGCTGGCCCACAGGCCCGACGGCGCCCGGCTGCTGGCGGCCGTGGAGCGGCACGTGGAGCAGCACGCCCCGCCCATCATCACCGAGACGGTGCCCATGACGGCCACCATGGTGGCCAACCGCCTGTCCACCCTGCTCGACACGCGCGGCGGCCACCTCGCGGTCGACGCGGGCACGGCCTCGTCGCTGGCGGCGCTGCGGCTCGCCTCGCTCTCGCTCCAGCATGGCCAGTGCGACGTGGCGGTGGTGGGCGCGGTGGCGCCGCTGCTCAGCCCCTCCTCCTTCGGCCTGCTGGCCGCGCGCGGCTGGTTGGCGGAGCGCGAGCTGCTCGCGCTCGATGGGCGCTCCGCGGGCACGCTGCCCGGCGAGGGCGCCGTGGCGCTCGTGTTGTGCCGGCTGGATGACGCGCTGGCGGACAAGCAGCGCATCTACGCCGTGCTCCACGGCGTCACCGCCGAGGTGAACCTCAAGCAGGGCCTGTCGCGCCTGTCGCGCATGGTGGATCGCGCCGCGCGCGCCTGCCTGGACCTGAGTGGAGTGGAGGCCGAGCAGGTGCGGCACGTGGAGCTGCAGGCCTGCGGCGTGCCGGGCCTGGAGGACCAGGAGCTGCTCGGGCTCAAGGCGGCGCTCTCCGCGACACGCTCCGAGCCGCTGACCTTCTCCACGGCGGCGCCCCAGGTGGGCTTCCAGCAGGCGGCCAGCGGGCTCGTGTCGGTGATGCGCGCGGCGCTGTCGCTGCACGGCAACGTGCGCGCGCCCGTGGCCGGACTCACCTCGCCCCGGCCGGGCGCGGACGGGCTGTTGCACTGCCTCACCCGCCCGGAGCCGCTGCCGCCGCGCGCCTACGTGGGCGTCAGCAGCCTGGGCTGGAGCAACATGGCCTATCACGCGCTGCTCGGGCCCGCGCCCACGCGCGAGGCGTGGACGGACATCCGCCCCGTGCGCCCGGCCGTGCAGAAGTTCGCCATCGTCGGCATGGGGGCGCTCGCGCCCGGAGCGCCGGATGCCCAGGCGCTGTGGACGAACACGGTGTCCAAGGCGGACGCCATCGGCGACCTGCCGACCTCGCGCTTCGACGTCAACCGCACCCTGGGCGCCCTCTTGAGCAAGAACGAGGTGGTGCCCCGGCTGGCCGGCACGGTGGAGATTCCGCTCGCCGAGCCGCGCTGGCTCAAGCTGCCTCCCGCGCAGGCCGCGGCGTTGGACCCATCCGTCCCCATCTTCGTCAAGGCGGCGGAGGAGGCGCTCGGCCAGGCGGGCCACGAGCCCGGCGCGTGGAATGGCAAGCGCGTGCAGGTGGTGGTGGGCCAGTTGCCCGTGCGCTACAAGGAGTTCGAGATCGAGGTGCGCTTCGTCGGCGAGCGCTACCTCAAGCTGGCGGCGCAGGCCCTGCGCGCCGAGGGCCTCACCGACGCCCAGGTGGCCCCCCTCATCGAGGCCGCGCGTGCCAACCTGGTCTCCAAGCTGCCCCCGCTGGATGAGAACACGTCCCAGTACTACTCGGGCATCGCCTGCGCGGCGCGGCTGGCCGCCCTGCATGACTTCAACGGCGGGGTGATGGCGGTGGACGCCGCGTGCGCCAGCTCTCCCGCGGCGCTGCACGCGGGCATGCTCGCGCTGAGCAACCGCGACGTCGACGTCGTGGTGGCTGGCGGCGTGGCCTTCAACCTGGTGCCCGAGTACGCCGCCGCCCTGGCCGCGCTCGGCATCCTCTCGCCGCGCGGGACCTTCCCCTTCGACGATCGCGCCGATGGCTTCGTGCCGGCCGAGGGCGCGGGCGCGGTGGTCATCAAGCGCCTGGAGGACGCGGAGGCGCAGAAGGACCGCATCATCGCCGTCATCTCCGGCATCGGCTTCTCCAGTGACGGACGGGGCACCAGCGTGTTCGCGCCCAACCCCAAGGGACAGGCGCGCGCGGTGGAGCGCGCCCTGGAGGACGCGAAGATCCACCCGGACCAGATGGGCCTCCTGGAGGCGCACGGCACGGGCACGCGCATGGGAGACAGCGCGGAGGCCACCGCCTATGGCGAGGCCTTCCAGTCGCGTGGGCGCGACAACCCCGTGCCCATGGGCACGCTCAAGTCGCAGATCGGCCACACCTCGTCGGCCAGCGGCATCCTCGCCCTCATCAAGACGGCCTTCGCGGTGAGCGAGGCGTACCTGCCGCCCATGAACGGCGGCGAGTTCCCCAAGGCGGAGATTCCCTTCGACAAGCTGCCCATCGCCCTGTCGCTCGAGGGCCGTCCGTGGCCGGCGCCCCGGGAAGGCAAGCGTTACGCGGGAGTGAGCTCGTTCGGCGCGGGTGGCACCAACTACCACGTCATCCTGGAGGAGCACGGCAACGTCCACCGCAAGCCCCAGACGGTGGACCCGCAGAGCCTCACCTCGGGCCATCCCCTGCCCAGCCGCGGCCTGTCCGCGCAGCGCTGGAGCGTGGACCTGGTGCCGCTGGCGCTCTCGTCGGAGAAGCGCTACCCGCTCGCGGGCCGCAAGCTGCTCTTGCTCGGGGACGAGCCGGGCCTCGTCGCCGCCTTCAGCCGCCTGCTCGTGGGCAAGGGCGTGCGCCTGGCCACGGTGCAGGTGACGGGCCTCACCGACGCGCTGGAGGTGGAGCGCCGCGTGCGCATGGCCAGCGCGGAGCTGGGAGGAGCGGATGGCGTCATCGACCTGGGCGCCTTCGGTCCGGTGGAGTACTTCCTCACGCTGGGCAGCGCCCGCTTCGCGCGCCGCATGGCGGAGACCACGGCGCGCTGGCACGGCACCGGCCGCGCGCTCTACGAGCGGATGCGGGACGCCAAGGGGCGCAACGCCTGCTACGTGGCCGTCACCACCATGGGCGGTGACTTCGGCTTCGTGGGAGATGGCGGCAACGTGATGGGCGGCGCGCTCGCGGGCTTCCTCAAGGGGCTCAAGCAGGAGCTGCCCTCCACGGTCGTCAAGACGATCGACTTCGAGCCCCGCGTGTCGCACTGGGTGGTGGCGGAGACGGTGGCGCGCGAGCTGGAGGAAGGCAGTGATCGCACGGAGATCGGCTACCTGGCGGGCCGCCGCTTCGTGGTGGGGCTGCGCCGCTCGGACTTCTCCCAGGAAGACAACACGGTGCTGCGGCGGGTGGACCCGAGCTGGGTGCTGCTCTTCTCCGGAGGCGGGCGCGGCGCCGTCTTCGAGGTGGCCAAGGCGGTGGCGAGACTGGGCCCCAAGGTGATCGTCACCGGGCGCACCCCCACGCCCACGGGAGACGAGCCCTACCTGGCGCTGGACGACGCGGACTTCGAGAACTACCGCAAGGAGGAGATGGTGCGCCGCAAGAAGGCGGACCCGTCCCTCACGGTGGTGCGCTTCAACGAGATGTTCGAGTCCTACGTCCGGGCACGCGAGCTGTGGCGCAACCTCCAGGAGGTGTACGCCCAGGGCCTGTCCATCGAGTACGAGACGTGCGACGTGCGCAGCGCCACGGACGTGCGGGCCATGGTGGACCGGGTGCGCGAGTACCACGGCCACATCGACGGCATCGTCCACGGCGCCATGGTGGAGTCCTCCAAGAGCCTGCCCGACAAGACGCCCGGCATCGTGGCCTCCACCATGGCGGTGAAGGTGCTCGGCCTCATCAACCTGCTGGAGGCCACGCGGCGCGATGACCTGAAGCTGATGATGTGCTTCGGCTCGGGCGCGGGCCGCTTCGGCAACAAGGGCCAGGCGGACTACAGCGCCGCCAATGACTTGATGAGCAAGTGCGCCATGGCGTACGCGCACCGGGCCCGGCCCCACATGCGCTGCGTCACCATCGACTGGACGGCGTGGGAAGGCGTGGGCGCCGCGGCGCGGCAGATGGACGTGGTGCAGAACACCGGCGTGTCCTTCATCACCCCGGCGGAGGGCGCCTACTGGTTCATCAACGAGCTGATGCTCGGCCGCTCCGAGCGCGAGGTGGCCATCTTCGACGAGCGGCTCTTCCGCGAGTGGCCCTTCCTGGGCGCCTCCGCGGACGGCCCGGACGCGCGCACCGTGTACGACGACCGCGGCTTCCTGCTCGTGCGCTCGGACTACCCGATGCTCGACTGCGTGGAGCGCCATGACGCCGAGGGGCTCATCGCCACGCGCACGTTCGACCTGAGGACGGACCCGTTCGTGCTCCAGCACCAGCTGGACTCGGTGCCCATCATGCCCGGCACCTTCGGCTTCGAGATGCTGGGCGAGACGGCCTCCCTCTTCCGCCCGGACCTCTCCGTGCTGCGCGCGGAGAACCTGCGCATCGAGACGCCGCTCAAGTTCTTCAAGGCCCCGCTCACCGGCGAGCGCGCCAAGGGCAAGCCCGTCCACGTCACCCTCACCGCCAAGGTGCTCAAGCGCCAGGGCGACGAGCTGACGCTCTACGTGGAGTCCAGCAGTGACCTGGCGCTGGGCGGGCGCTCCGAGCAGACCCAGCGGCGCATCCACCAGCAGGGCATCTTCGTGCTCGGACCACCGCCGCCCGCGGAGGCCAGCCAGGGCAAGCTGCCCGAGGCGCTCCCTGGCGCGCGCGCGCGCTCCATCTTCCACCTGGCCAAGGAGCCCCTGTACCTGGGTCCGCTCTTCTGCCGCGCGGAATGGGTCTACGTGGGCGAGCGCGAGGTGGAGGGCATCATCCGCGCGCCCCGGCAGCGGGAGATCTTCACGCACGTGGCCAGGCCCCGCTTCCAGTTGGATCCGCTCCTGCTCGACGCCGCCTTCCAGGTGGCGGCCAACTGGGACGGACACCACAACAACCTCGTGTCGGTGCCCATGGGCGTGGACCACCTGGTGCGCGGGCGCCAGCGGCGGCTCGGCGAGTCGGGCCACGTCAAGGCGCGGATGATGCGGGTGGAGGGCGAGGACGTCATCTACGACTTCGAGGTGCGGGGCGAGGACGGCGCGCTGCTCTTGGGCGGCAGCGGGCTGTGGTTCCGGCGGCTGCGCCGGGGTGAGCAGCGGAGTGCGGAGAGCTGA
- a CDS encoding 4'-phosphopantetheinyl transferase family protein, translating into MRRAERLQLPGGRELFLGWAEVGAEDDATLRGLEREGLARCRTAKRRREFVAGRLAAHRALERLEPGARAEVTARAEGPDAGRPVLVPERGLALSISHSTGLAVAALARGGALGVDLEERVEAGEAFLEEAFAPGERAGYASVCGAEVDATTAAWAMKEAVLKVWGVGLRAPLQKVAVRPVLLHAHAGLLALRVKLDTWELPPGLCEPPSVLDALLLTDGTGRVLAAAG; encoded by the coding sequence GTGCGGAGAGCTGAGCGGCTCCAGCTCCCCGGCGGGCGGGAGCTCTTCCTGGGCTGGGCCGAGGTGGGGGCGGAGGACGACGCCACCCTCCGCGGCCTGGAGCGCGAGGGGCTCGCCCGGTGCCGCACGGCCAAGCGGCGGCGGGAGTTCGTCGCGGGCCGGCTCGCCGCGCACCGCGCCCTCGAGCGCCTGGAGCCCGGAGCCCGGGCGGAGGTGACGGCGCGCGCCGAGGGGCCGGACGCGGGCCGCCCGGTGCTCGTACCCGAGCGGGGACTCGCGCTGTCCATCTCCCACTCCACGGGCCTGGCGGTGGCGGCGCTCGCGCGCGGCGGCGCGCTGGGGGTGGACCTGGAAGAGCGGGTGGAGGCGGGCGAGGCCTTCCTCGAGGAGGCCTTCGCTCCGGGTGAGCGCGCGGGCTACGCCAGCGTGTGCGGAGCGGAGGTGGACGCCACCACCGCCGCCTGGGCGATGAAGGAAGCGGTGCTCAAGGTGTGGGGCGTGGGGCTGCGCGCCCCCTTGCAGAAGGTGGCGGTGCGCCCCGTGCTGCTCCACGCGCACGCGGGGCTCCTGGCCCTGCGGGTGAAGCTCGACACGTGGGAGCTGCCCCCGGGGCTCTGCGAGCCCCCGTCCGTCCTGGACGCGCTGCTGCTCACGGACGGCACGGGGCGGGTGCTGGCGGCCGCCGGCTGA
- a CDS encoding methyl-accepting chemotaxis protein — MNKPELKRLVWRCYLEQQFAMLTALVPVAYLLTLVMGLESKLALKVFLINATCNTPIFGNVITFFVIRHFVTSAVTPRPEDLPGERLRRILKAPRKIEIGVMLAYQGSCITWATWPVVKYDLNPWIIPQSMLAFGLLAMVVGIRMALRMERVLRPHAIEELHKYPQLRIDDERGFLWPKQRWFLPYCFAIFVFATLTVTGMIISKKSGSGYESLFAELSEVAPTLLTLVQTRVIGILDSLVVPIVGVGGFMTFAAAWCAWEIARHQSEGSGAVQKSIGSIASGRPALPYWVSTDEVGDLSMATASAFERLRTFSSSLSDSAQTLGSSAGRLNSSHKEQTEALSIQAAALQETQVTAQEIRQTSMVAAQKAEDVLQQAERADQIGRAGEAALEQSLAGMHEIQQQVVQMAQSIRSLDERAQQIANITTTVKSLADRSTMLALNAAIEAVRSGEHGKGFSVVAREIRSLADQSVKATYNVQNILQDLSESIRATADMTESGSGKVQGSVQQLRSFGDNIKQLSGIVRDNVNSVRQISAAVTQQNQGIGQIFQAVNDLTKIMDQTMASLRTSDEAADHMRIVASRVTSFVEEYNFQTALSAEEASSAERAERA; from the coding sequence ATGAACAAGCCTGAGTTGAAGCGTCTGGTCTGGCGTTGCTACCTGGAGCAGCAGTTCGCGATGTTGACCGCGCTGGTGCCGGTGGCCTACCTGCTCACGTTGGTGATGGGCCTGGAGTCCAAACTGGCCCTGAAGGTCTTCCTCATCAACGCGACGTGCAACACGCCCATTTTCGGCAACGTCATCACGTTCTTCGTGATCCGCCACTTCGTGACGAGCGCCGTGACGCCGCGGCCCGAGGACCTGCCGGGTGAGCGTCTGCGGCGCATCCTCAAGGCCCCGCGCAAGATCGAGATCGGCGTGATGCTGGCCTACCAGGGCTCCTGTATCACGTGGGCCACCTGGCCCGTGGTGAAGTACGACCTGAATCCGTGGATCATCCCCCAGTCGATGCTCGCCTTCGGCCTGCTGGCGATGGTCGTCGGCATCCGCATGGCGCTGCGCATGGAGCGCGTGCTGCGGCCCCATGCCATCGAGGAGCTGCACAAGTACCCGCAGCTGCGCATCGACGACGAGCGCGGCTTCCTGTGGCCCAAGCAGCGTTGGTTCCTGCCCTACTGCTTCGCCATCTTCGTGTTCGCCACGCTGACGGTGACGGGGATGATCATCTCGAAGAAGAGCGGCAGTGGTTACGAGAGCTTGTTCGCGGAGCTGTCGGAGGTGGCCCCGACGCTCCTCACGCTCGTGCAGACGCGGGTGATTGGCATCCTGGACTCGCTCGTCGTTCCCATCGTGGGCGTCGGTGGGTTCATGACCTTCGCCGCGGCGTGGTGCGCCTGGGAAATCGCTCGCCACCAGAGCGAGGGCTCGGGCGCCGTGCAGAAGTCCATCGGTTCCATCGCCTCGGGCCGGCCGGCGCTGCCGTACTGGGTCTCCACCGACGAGGTGGGTGATCTGTCCATGGCCACCGCCTCCGCGTTCGAGCGGTTGCGCACCTTCTCCTCGTCGCTCAGTGACTCGGCGCAGACGTTGGGCTCCTCGGCCGGACGGCTCAACAGCTCGCACAAGGAGCAGACCGAGGCGCTCTCCATCCAGGCCGCGGCGCTGCAGGAGACCCAGGTCACCGCCCAGGAGATCCGCCAGACGTCGATGGTCGCCGCCCAGAAGGCGGAGGACGTGTTGCAGCAGGCCGAGCGCGCGGATCAGATCGGCCGCGCGGGCGAAGCGGCGCTCGAGCAGAGCCTCGCGGGCATGCATGAAATCCAGCAGCAGGTGGTGCAGATGGCGCAGAGCATCCGCTCGCTGGATGAGCGGGCGCAGCAGATCGCCAACATCACCACCACGGTGAAGAGCCTGGCGGACCGCTCCACCATGCTGGCGCTCAACGCCGCCATCGAGGCGGTGCGCTCGGGTGAGCACGGCAAGGGCTTCAGTGTGGTGGCGCGGGAGATCCGCAGCCTGGCGGACCAGTCCGTCAAGGCCACCTACAACGTGCAGAACATCCTGCAGGACTTGAGCGAGTCCATCCGCGCCACGGCCGACATGACGGAGAGCGGCTCGGGCAAGGTGCAGGGCAGCGTGCAGCAGCTGCGCTCCTTCGGCGACAACATCAAGCAGCTGTCGGGCATCGTGCGCGACAACGTGAACTCCGTGCGGCAGATCTCCGCGGCCGTCACCCAGCAGAACCAGGGCATCGGGCAGATCTTCCAGGCGGTGAATGATCTCACGAAGATCATGGATCAGACGATGGCGAGTCTGCGCACGAGCGACGAGGCCGCGGACCACATGCGCATCGTGGCCTCGCGCGTGACGTCCTTCGTCGAGGAGTACAACTTCCAGACCGCCCTGAGCGCCGAGGAGGCTTCCTCGGCCGAGCGGGCCGAGCGGGCCTAG
- a CDS encoding SDR family NAD(P)-dependent oxidoreductase, with protein MPRLDQKVAIVTGSSRGIGAAVARRLAAEGARVVVNYAQSAQAAEEVVRSIHAAGGEAISCRADVADEAQMQALFDTTRQHFGSVDILVNNAAAQAPASLDTLDRALFQRLVEVNIWGLIVGCRLAGRLMSDRGRIINFSSVSAHKNIAWDGMYAATKAAVESLTRTAAIELAPRGITVNALIIGLVATDMVSDVPLKVRRTIASQTLLDKVGRPEDISGSVAFLASEDARWVTGQTLGVNGGYLMK; from the coding sequence ATGCCCAGGCTCGATCAGAAGGTGGCCATCGTCACGGGAAGCTCCCGCGGCATTGGTGCCGCGGTCGCACGGAGGCTGGCGGCCGAGGGCGCCAGGGTCGTGGTCAACTACGCCCAGAGCGCGCAGGCGGCCGAGGAGGTGGTGCGCTCCATCCATGCCGCGGGGGGCGAGGCCATCTCCTGCCGCGCGGACGTGGCGGACGAGGCGCAGATGCAGGCGCTCTTCGACACGACCCGCCAGCACTTCGGGTCCGTGGACATCCTGGTCAACAACGCGGCGGCCCAGGCCCCCGCGTCCCTGGACACCCTCGACCGGGCGCTCTTCCAACGGCTCGTGGAGGTCAACATCTGGGGGCTCATCGTGGGCTGCCGTCTGGCGGGGCGCCTCATGTCGGACCGGGGGCGCATCATCAACTTCTCGTCCGTGAGCGCCCACAAGAACATCGCCTGGGATGGCATGTACGCGGCCACCAAGGCCGCCGTCGAGTCGCTCACCCGCACCGCGGCCATCGAGCTCGCCCCGCGGGGCATCACGGTCAACGCGCTCATCATCGGCCTGGTGGCCACGGACATGGTGAGCGACGTGCCCCTCAAGGTCCGGCGCACCATCGCGTCGCAGACGTTGCTGGACAAGGTGGGCCGCCCCGAGGACATCAGCGGCTCGGTCGCCTTCCTCGCCTCCGAGGACGCCCGATGGGTGACCGGGCAGACGTTGGGGGTCAATGGTGGCTACCTCATGAAGTAG
- a CDS encoding NAD(P)/FAD-dependent oxidoreductase encodes MKPNTHRFGQAVIIGGSIAGLMSARVLADHFDKVLVLEREPFPEGPEARKSTPQGRHIHAVLEAGLKTMEGLFPGLRRELEAGGVEYIDMARDAAWLQSGSWKARYEGDIETILVSRPFLEWKLRGHVAALPNVELRTGYCVEELVLDASRTRAVGVKVKGPEGEQEIPGALIVDASGRGSRAPQWLEALGFGQVEQEQVRIDLGYTSRLYERPPGFDAWKILVLNGKAPESQRSGFISNVEGGRWIVSLNGYFGDHAPTDDAGFLEFARGLPTPAIYEYIRDARPLTDPVLHKIPSSRWLHYERLARRPEGFVLLGDAVCALNPVFGQGMTVSALGAKFLGECVARAKASPEGLPLEVARPFQKKLAGLIGLCWTLTTTMDLAHPRAEGKRPFGLKFLQWSFQNMIDLTSQHAASCRTFYEALHLRKGIMGLLQPGFLGALMVYNLKSFFVPRHKRANLDRMPARPGPSPRPGLGRVDVAA; translated from the coding sequence ATGAAGCCCAACACGCACAGGTTCGGACAAGCGGTGATCATCGGAGGAAGCATCGCGGGGCTGATGAGCGCCCGGGTGCTGGCGGATCACTTCGACAAGGTGCTCGTCCTGGAGCGCGAGCCGTTTCCCGAGGGGCCCGAGGCGCGCAAGAGCACGCCCCAGGGGCGCCACATCCACGCGGTGCTGGAGGCCGGGCTCAAGACGATGGAGGGGCTGTTCCCGGGCTTGCGGCGGGAGCTGGAGGCGGGGGGCGTCGAGTACATCGACATGGCCCGGGACGCCGCCTGGCTCCAGTCGGGAAGCTGGAAGGCGCGCTATGAGGGAGACATCGAGACCATCCTCGTGTCGCGGCCCTTCCTCGAGTGGAAGCTCCGCGGCCACGTCGCCGCGCTGCCCAACGTGGAGCTGCGCACGGGGTACTGCGTCGAGGAGTTGGTGTTGGACGCCTCGCGCACCCGCGCGGTGGGCGTGAAGGTGAAGGGCCCGGAGGGAGAGCAGGAGATTCCAGGCGCGCTCATCGTGGACGCCAGCGGCCGGGGCTCCCGGGCGCCGCAGTGGTTGGAGGCGCTGGGCTTCGGCCAGGTGGAGCAGGAGCAGGTGCGCATCGACCTGGGCTACACGAGCCGCCTCTACGAGCGCCCCCCCGGCTTCGATGCGTGGAAGATCCTCGTGCTCAATGGCAAGGCGCCCGAGAGCCAGCGCTCGGGCTTCATCTCCAACGTGGAGGGAGGGCGGTGGATCGTCAGCCTCAACGGCTACTTCGGCGACCACGCGCCCACCGACGACGCGGGCTTCCTGGAGTTCGCGCGCGGCCTGCCCACGCCCGCCATCTACGAGTACATCCGCGACGCCCGGCCCCTCACCGACCCGGTGCTGCACAAGATTCCGTCGAGCCGGTGGCTGCACTACGAGCGGCTGGCGCGGCGGCCCGAGGGCTTCGTGCTGCTGGGGGACGCGGTGTGCGCCCTCAATCCCGTCTTCGGGCAGGGCATGACGGTGAGCGCCCTGGGAGCGAAGTTCCTCGGCGAGTGCGTCGCCCGGGCGAAGGCCTCGCCGGAGGGCCTGCCCCTGGAGGTGGCGCGGCCCTTCCAGAAGAAGCTCGCCGGGCTCATCGGGCTGTGCTGGACGCTCACCACCACCATGGACCTGGCGCACCCGCGAGCCGAGGGCAAGCGCCCCTTCGGCTTGAAGTTCCTCCAGTGGTCCTTCCAGAACATGATCGACCTGACGTCCCAGCACGCCGCGTCGTGCCGGACCTTCTACGAGGCGCTCCACCTGCGCAAGGGCATCATGGGGCTGCTGCAGCCCGGCTTCCTCGGGGCGCTGATGGTGTACAACCTCAAGAGCTTCTTCGTGCCGAGGCACAAGCGGGCCAACCTGGACCGGATGCCGGCCCGGCCGGGTCCCAGCCCGCGCCCGGGCCTGGGGCGGGTGGACGTCGCCGCCTGA